DNA from Cupriavidus necator N-1:
ACGACCTCATTGCGATAGAAGGTGCGCAGCGCCAGCCATGGCAGGCCCTCCAGGTCTTCCGGCCGGCGTGGCAGCGGCTTACCCTCAAACAGCGACGGTGCGGCAATGACCGCGCGCGGCACGTCGGCGAGCCGCACCGCCACCACGCCGGGTTCATGCACCTCGCCTACATGGATCGCGCAATCGATGGCCTCGGCGATGAAATCCGGGGTACGGTCATGCAGCAGCCATTCCACCGAGACTTCGGGGTACTGCTGCAGGAAGCCGGCCAGCGGGCCGACCAGCAGCTCCTGCCCGAAAGCGTGCGGCACCACCACGCGCAACGTGCCTGCCGGCGCATGCCCGACCCCGCGCACGTCGGCCTCGAACATGGTCCAGTCGGCCACCAGCCCCTTGGCACGCTCATAGCAGCGTTCGCCGTCCTCGGTCAGCTTCATCGCATGCGTGGAGCGCTGCAGCAGGCGCACGCCGAGCAGCCGCTCCAGCGTCTGCAGGCGCCGGCTGACGGTGGGCTGGGTCGTCTGCAGCTGCGCTGCCGCCATCGACAGGCTGCCCGCCTCGACGATGCGCACAAAGGTCTGCATCAGCTCGATGCGGTCGGCACTGGTGGCGCCGCGGGCAGCTGCCCTGCCCTGCGTGGCGGGGGTTCGCGGCAATGCTGGCTGGCGTTTCATACGTATCTCGTATAACCATTGTTCATCCCGCACGTCTACCAGAATCTGCCCGCGTGGACAACACTTCGAGCCATCCAAACCCGCCTGCGGACCACGCAACCCCAACATGTCCTCTGCTCCCGCCACCCCATCCGCCGCCACCGTTGCCAGCCCGTCCTTGCCGGCACGCCTGGTGCTGCTGCTTGCCGTCGGCGCAGGCCTTTCAGTCGCCTCGCTGTACTACAGCCAGCCCATGCTCGGGGTGATGGCACCCGACCTGCATGCTTCCGATTCAGCAACCGGCGCCATCCCGACCCTGACGCAGCTCGGCTATGCGCTGGGCATCCTGCTGCTGGCGCCGCTGGGCGACCGCTATGACCGCCGCCGCATCATCGTGGCCAAGGCGGTGGCGCTGGTCGGCGCCTTGCTGCTGGCGGGCCTGGCGCCCGGCATTGGCGCGTTGCTGGTATCCAGCCTGGTGGTGGGCCTGGCCGCCACCATGGCCCAGGACATCGTGCCCGCTGCAGCGGCGCTGGCGCCCGCGGCGCAGCGCGGCAAGGTGGTCGGGACGGTCATGACCGGACTGCTGCTGGGCATCCTGCTGTCGCGGGTGGTGAGCGGCTTCGTCGCCGCCCACTTCGGCTGGCGCGCCATGTTCATGATTGCGGCGGCCAGCATCGCGGCGGTCGCGCTGGTTGCCCGGCGCCAGTTGCCGCGCTTCACGCCCACCACGGTGCTGCCGTATCGTGCGCTGCTGGCCTCGCTGGCGGCCCTGTGGCGCGAGCATGGCGCCTTGCGCCGCGCTGCGCTGGCGCAGGGGCTGCTGTCGGTGGGCTTCAGCGCGTTCTGGTCGACGCTGGCGGTGATGCTGCATGGCGCACCGTTCCATCTTGGCAGTGAAGCCGCGGGCGCGTTCGGCCTGGCCGGCGCCGCCGGCGCGCTGGGCGCGCCGCTTGCCGGGCGCCTTGCCGACCGCAGCGGGCCGGAGCGGGTGACCCGGCTGGGCGCGGCACTGGCGGCGCTGTCGTTTGCCGGCATGCTGCTGACCCCGCTGGTATCGCCGCATGCGCAGCTGTGGCTGATCGGCGCCAGCGCCATCGGGTTCGACCTGGGTGTCCAGATCGCCCTGGTCGCGCACCAGACCATCGTCTATGGCATCGATCCGGGCGCGCGCAGCCGCCTGAATGCCGTGCTGTTCGTCTGCATGTTCACCGGCATGGCCGTCGGCGCCGCGCTCGGCAGCCTGGCACTGGCGCGTTTCGGCTGGACCGGCGTGGCCGCGCTGGCGACCGCCGCCGCGCTGGCTGCGCTGGCCGTGCGGCTGGCGCCGCGGCGTGGCGCGCGCTGAGCGCCAGCCCCCGGCCTGGCATGCTGAGCCTTCGCGCCCAGCCCGCCCGGGCCTCTACGCGGCGGGCGCGATGCCCTCCCGGTCGGTGCCAGCCTCATCGCCGTCTCCCGGCGCCAGCGGCACCTCCACCGTCAGCGCCGTACTGCCCGGCGCCGACCGGATCTGCAACCGCCCGTCGATGGCCGCCGCGCGCACCTGCATATTGCGCAGCCCGCGCCCGCCGCGCGTGGCCTCGGTGTCGAAGCCGCGGCCGTTGTCGGCCAGCGTGATCCGGATCACCTGCGCGTCCATGTCCGCATGGGCGGTCACGGTAAGGGCGGTTGCCCGTGCGTGCTGCAGCACGTTGGTGATGCCTTCGAGCAGCAGGTATTGCAGCTCCTGCACCTTGCGCGCGGTGAAATGCGCCAGCGTGGGCAGGCGCTCGACCTCCCAGTGGATATCGAGGCCGCCATCGGCGATGCGCGGCCCCAGGCGGTAGCGCAGGTTGCCCAGCACCGCCGCCAGGTCGCCGCCGGTGTCCTGCATGGCGTCGATGGAAAGCTTCAGCGAATCCAGGGCGTGCCGGACCTGCACGGCGATTTCCGGCGAGCTGGCCTTGCCGGATTCCAGCATCGAGATCGTGGTGACAAGCTGGCTGCCCAGGCCATCGTGCATGTCGCGCAGGATGCGGCCACGCTCGCGCAGGGCGGTCTCCTCGGCAGCGATCTTCTGCGTGCGTGCGAAGGCCGCGCGCAGCTGCGCCTCGCGCTGCGCGACGCGCTCGGTCAGCACCTGGTTGGCGTCCTGCAGGCTCTGCACCGCGCTGGTGTAGCGCTCCACCAGCATCCACGCCATCACCACGCTGAACGGCACCGACACATAGCGGGTCATGGAATGGACCCAGTAGTAGTCGCCGGTCAGCCAGACCTTGATCCAGTCCGCCAGGAACAGCACCGCCGACACGCCCACGGTGGCGGCCAGCAGCGTTGCCTCGCGGCTGGGCCGGCGCAATGCGCCCCATACCATCGCGCCGGCCACGGTCAGGATGATGCCCACCTTGACCAGCCAGCTCAGCGGAAAGACCATCGGGTGGCTTGACACGGCGGCCAGCGGCGCGATCACCGGCAGCGCCAGCCACAGGTAGGCATTGAGCGTGCGATGCAGCCAGCGCCACGGCACGCGGATCACCAGCAGGCAGAACCGGGCGATGGCGCCCAGGAACACCTCGCGCGCGGCGGCGACGATATAGCTGCGCAGTTCCGCGGGAATCGCCAGGTCATCGACAAAGTAGTCGAGCAGCCGCACGCTCCACGCGACCTCGGCCAGCCCGTACAGGCCGAACAGCGGATCGCGCTGGCGCCACCAGATCAGCAGCGCGAGGCCGCCCAGCACGACGCTGAGCACCGCCGCGATTAACGGGCCGACCACGCGCAGGCGGAAGGCCTGCTCGAACTGCGCGCGCACTTCGGCGGCCGGGCCCACCGTCACCGGCAGCAGGCCCGAGCGCGCATAGGCGCGCGCCGCCACGGTGATGCGCAGCAGGTTGCCGTGCGTGCTTGCCAGCTCGGGCGGCATGGCCACGTAGTAGGGTCGCTTGGCCAGCGCCGACGAGGGTGCGTCCAGGCGCCCGCCGGCAGCGATCAGCACGCCATTGAGCCGCACCTCGTAGCTGCCGCCGGCCCATGGTACGAACAGCCCCCCAGGGTCAGCCGCGGGCCATTTGCGGTCAAAGCGCAGTTCGTAGACTAGCGTGCCGGACTTGCCCGGCATCTCCCGGTCCCAGTAATCAGGCAGCGTCAGCGGGAGCGCCGGCAGCACCGTGCCGTCGGTCAGCGTGGCCGAGCGCGTGGCCGCGGCCAGTTCCATCGTGCCCGCGGCTGCCGCCATGCCGGACAGCATCAGGCAGGCCCATGCCAGCAGCACGGCAAGCAAGGTCCGGAGGTGGCGCGGTCGATGCAGCATTAGGTGGGGTCACAAGGACTTGAGCAGGCCCAGCTTGGCCGCCTCGAACACGGCCTCGCCGCGCGAGCGTACTGCCAGCTTGCCGTAGATGTTCTTGATGTGCGATTGCACGGTATGCACGCTCAGCCCCAGGTAGCGGGCAGTCTCGGCATAGGTATAGCCGCGCGAGATCAGGTCCAGGATCTCGTTCTCGCGCACCGACAGCACCACGGCGCCGGTGGCCGCGGTATCGCGCGCAACCGCCTCGGCCGGCGCGCCGCGCAGCCGGTTCACCACCTGTCGCGCGATCAGCGGGCTCATCGGCGAGCCGCCCGCGCGCAGCTCGCCGATGGAGGCGGCGATGCGGTCCGTGGTTTCGTCCTTGAGCAGGTAGCCGATGGCGCCCGCCTCGATGCTGGCCAGCACGTGCTGGTCGTCGCCGAACACCGTGACCACCATGCAGTCGCAGGCGGGATAGCGCTCGCGCGCGTCGCGGATCACGTCGATGCCGCTGCCGTCCGGCAGGCCGAGATCGCACAGCAGCACGTCGGGCTGGTGCTGCGCCAGCCAGGCCAGGGCTTCCGCCGCACTGGCGGTACAGCCGGCCACCACGGTGGCCGGCGCATGCATCTCAACGGCCTGCACCAGCCGGCTCAGTGCCGCGGGATCGTCCTCGACGATCAGGACTCTTGTTGTGCTTGCCATGCCTGTGTTCCCGAGCCATGCCGTTGTGCTGCCCGTTGTGCTGCCCGTTGTCGGGCCAGTCTTGCTGCCCGTACTACTGCATGCTGTGCTCCGGGCACGACGGCGGATTCTGACATATCCGCCCGCGCATGGGACGGCCGGGCGGATCCCTTCAGGGTAAACGCCGCCGCGCTTACTCATCGCATAGCCGCGCGTCGTTGCCCATCCCATATTCTGGGGAGGCGTCGAACCGGCCGGCTCCTGAGCTTGCGCCGGGACAGCCCCATTCGGGGGATGCCACCCCATTTTTGCCGAAAATAGAGCGTTTTTGCCAGTTCTGTTGGATTTTGCAGGCTGTACGAATACAATGCCCCGGCGCTGGCCGAGGGTGCTGGCGGACCTGGAGAAAAAAAGAATGAAGACGGGAAAACTGGTGGTAGGGCTAGCGCTAGCCGGGTTGCTGGCGGGGTGTGAATCGATGGACGGCGCAATGTCCTCCATCAGCGGCGTGCTCGACGGCACCGGCGACGTGCTGAGCGGCGACTTCCGCATGCTGGCGGATCCGAAGCCGGCTTCGCTGGGCGATATCTGGTCGGACTGGAAGAAGAACGAAATCACCGCGAAGAAGAAGTGGGATTCGCAGGCGATCCTGGTAACGGGTACGGTCGCCCGCATCACCAAGGTGGATGGCCTGCGCAAGTCGGACGACACCATTGCCGTCTACTTCAAGGACTCGGTCAATCCGCAGTGCACCGGCAAGGCGCTAATGCGCGACGCGCTGATGGTCAACCAGAAGAAGATCAGCAACCTGCAGACCGGGGACAAGATCAACGTCACCGGCGTGCTGGCCACAAGCGATTCGGAAACGTACAACAACAGCAATACCGAATGCTATTTTGCGTTCGCCAAGTCGAAGATCGAACCGGCCCCGGCGACCACGGCCGCTGGCAGCGCAGCCGCCCCTGCGAAAGCCACGGCCACCAAGTCGACCAAATCGACAAAGTCGACCAAGACCAGCAGCACGAAGTAAACCGGCAAAAAGGTGGCGACGGGCGGCAGTACGGCCGCCCGGCACGCCTGCCCCGGTGCGCGTGGCGCCCTGCCTCGCGCCATGTGGATACTGCGGCACGCCCCGCCCATCCGGACCGGCATCCCTTACAAGCTCTGAAACCCTTGCATGGATGGCAATGCGCCAAAGTGCCGGCAAACCCCCGTCCGCGGGGCATCCCGCCGCACGGTACGAATCTTGCCCCTTCTTGATTACCCGCCAGCGGTTCGCGCACGGCGTGTGCGCCTGCGCCCGCACATGGCGCCACACGCACACTGTCAGGAAAACAGCATGGGCTACTACTACGATGAGCGCAATGCGCGCGCCGCGCGCCAACGCCGCCAGGCATGGGAAGACGATGACTGGCAACCTGAATCCGAACAGGAGCGCTGGCAAGCGCGGCGTCGGCGCCAGCAAATGGCCCCGGGCCAGACCAGCTACGGCGGCTCCGCCCGCCCGGACCGGGATTTCAACGAAGCGTACGGCGCCCGCAGGTACCCGGAACACCCGTCCGGCGCACGCTCCGGCAGCAACCTGCGCTACGGCCTGAACGGCGGCTATGGCTGGGAACGCGCCAGCGAATGGCGCGATCCGCAGGCATGGCAACGCGACGACGAGTACGCCGAGCGCCAGTGGCGCCGCAGCGCCGAACGCGCACGGGATCCGCGTGAATCGCCTCACGCGCGCGGCCATGACACCTACTTCAGCGACTTGCGCAGCGACACCCGCTACTGGGTCGACCCGCACGAGGACTGGGAAGAAAAGCAGCGCTATGAGGCCCGGCGTCACAGCCCGGGCTACCGGGAATATGCGCAGCGCCGCGGCTGGGAAACCGACAATCTCGATGACGAGCGCGAAGGCTCGCATGGCGTGCTCTACAACCTGGGCCGCCGCATCGGTGAAGCCGTGGGCGACTGGTTCGGCACCTCCGAACGCCACACTGGCCCACGCGGCTACCAGCGCAGCGACGAACGCATCCGCGACCAGATCTGCGAGCAGCTGAGCTATGCGCGCGGCGTTGACGTCAGCGACGTCAGTGTGGACGTCAGCGAAGGCGTGGTGTCACTGACCGGCACCGTGCGCGACCGCGGCCAGAAGTTCTATATCGAAGACCTGGCCGACGGCACCTACGGCGTCAAGGAGGTCAACAACGACATCCGCGTGCGCCGCGAGCTCCCCGAAGCCCGCAGCACCGGCGATGTGACCGGCAGCACCTGGCGCGGATGACGCCAGCGATGGCGGGCGCCGCAGGCCAGCTTCGGCCTAGGCGCCCGCCACGCCAACCTCCGCCGCCAGCCGTTCGCGGATAAACCCCAGGAACGCACGCACGCCCTCAGGCAGCGTGCGGCCGGCCAGTGTCTGCAGTTCGACCGCGCGGCTGCGCATGCCGCGCTCCCGGATCGAGGCGGCGCGCAGTTCGCCGCGGCGCAACCTGTCGCCCACGGTGACGGCGCCAGAGATCGACAGCCCGCCACCGTGCAGCACGAAGTTGGTCAGGGTCTCGAAGTGATTGGTCACCAGCACCGGTTCAAACACCATGCCGCGTTCGCCACAAGCGATGTCGAACAGCTGGCGCACGGTGTTGTCGCCCTCCGGCAGCGCCAGCGGGTAAGGCTGCATCTGCGCCAGCGTGACGCTGCGAAAGCGCGCCAGCGGATGGTCCGGACGCATGATGGCAATCACCGGCGCGGGCTGGCGGTGCTCCACCCGGATGCCCTGCTCCGCGGCGCGGCTATAGGTGATACCGATGTCCGCATCGCCATGCAGCACGATGCCGGTGACTTCGGCCGGCGGCGCCACGCGCACATGGAACTGCAGGCCCGGATAGCGCTGGCGGAACTCGGCAATGATGCGCGGCAGGAACTCGATCGCAAATCCCGCCGAACTGGCCAGCCGCACCCGGCCCCGGCGCAGGCCCTGCAGCGCGGCAATCTCTGACACCACCCGATCGGCTTCCAGCGCGCCGCGCAGGGCATAGGCCGCCAGCAACTCCCCGGCCGCGCTGGCCACCATGCCACGCGGCCGGCGGTCGAACAGCGGCACGCCGAGCAATGCCTCGAGCGCGCCGACCTGGCGGCTCACGGCCGACACGGTGACATTCAGCCGCTGCGCCGCCTCGGTCAGCGAGCCGCTGCGTATCACCTCCAGGAAATAGCGCAGCGAGGTTTCCTGCAGGCGATGCGACAGCATGGGCGGCTCCGGCGGCTGGTTTGCGTTTTACGCAAGGATATTTGAAAAAAACATCGATTGCGGGAAACCGTGCGCCGCCCGTATGCTTTTTCCCGACACCACAGGAGACACCCGAGCCATGGCGCCCACCCAGACCCCTGATCCCATCACCGAACTCGATGCCGTCGCCCTGTCGCGCGCCATCCATGGACGCGAGGTCTCGTGCGTGGAAGTGCTCGATGCCTTCCTTGGCCAGATCGACCGCCACAACCCGCGCGTCAATGCCATCGTGGCGCCGATGGAGCGCGACACCCTGCGCGCGCAGGCCGCCGGGCTCGACGCCGAACTGGCACGCGGCACCAGCCGCGGCCCGCTGCATGGCTTCCCGCAGGCGCCCAAGGACATCAGCCCGGCCGCGGGCATGGTCACCACCAAGGGCTCGCCGATCTTCGCCGGGCAGGTCAGCGAGGCCGACGCCGTGATCTTCGAGCGCATGCGCGCCGGCGGCGCGGTCTTTGTCGGGCGCACCAACTCGCCGGAGTTCGGCCTGGGCGGCCATACCTACAACCCGGTTTACGGCACCACTCGCAACGCCTTCGACCCGGCACGCTCCGCCGGCGGCAGCAGCGGCGGCGCCGCGGTGGCGGTGGCGCTGCACATGCTGCCGGTGGCGGATGGCTCGGACATGATGGGGTCGCTGCGCACGCCCGCGGCGTTCAACCACGTGTATGGCCTGCGTACCTCGGTCGGCTGCGTGCCGCACGGCCCGGGCGACGAGGTCTTCTTCCAGCAGTTCAGCGTGGCCGGCCCGATGGCGCGCAACGTGCCGGACCTGGCCCTGCTGCTGTCGGTGCAGGCCGGCTTCGACGCGCGCCTGCCGCTGACGCACCGCGCCGAAGCACCCGGCACCTTCAAGCTGCCGCCCGAACGCGACTGGGCCGGCGTGCGCATCGGCTGGCTGGGCAACCTGGGCGGCCACCTGCCGACCGAAGCCGGCGTGCTCGATACCTGCGAGCAGGCGCTCGCGCACCTGCGCACGCTCGGCTGCACCGTGGACGCCGCGCTGCCCGAATTCGACCTGGAGCGCCTGTGGCGCGCGTGGATCGACCTGCGCAGCTTCTCGGTGGCTGGCGCCAGCGCGGCGCTGTACCACGACCCGGCCAGGCGCGCGCTGCTCAAGCCCGAGGCCGCATGGGAGATCGAGCGAGGCCTGGCCCTGCCGGGCACGCGCGTGTACCAGGCCCTGTGCGAGCGCAGCGCGTGGTACCAGGCACTGCTCGCGCTGTTCGAGCGCTTCGACTACCTTGTGCTGCCGGCCGCGCAGGTGTTCCCGTTCAATGCCGACTGGGACTGGCCGCATGTCATCGACGGCCGCGACATGGACACCTACCACCGCTGGATGCAGGTGGTGGTGCCGGCCACCATGGCCGGACTGCCGGCCCTGGCCGCACCAGCCGGCTTCAGCCCCCAGGGCCTGCCGGCCGGCATCCAGATCATCGGCCCGGCGCAGGCCGACGCCGCCGTGCTGCAGCTCGGCCATGCCTATGACCAGGCCGGCGGCTTCTCGCGCGTGCGCAGCCCCTGGCTCGATTGAGCCTTCGGCTAGTCCTGGCCCCGCTTCGTATTGCTTCCGATTGCCTTCTATTCCTACAACTGCCGGCAGGAGTGCCAACGATGACCGCAATGCCCCCGAAGCTGTTTCTCGCCTGCGCCGCCGCCCTGACCGCGGTGCTGTCCACAACGCCCGCCGCCGCGCAGGCCCAATCCTGGCCGGACCGCCCGATCCGGCTGGTGGTGCCCTTCGCCGCGGGCGGCGCCACTGACGTGCTGGGCCGCCTGCTGGCGGTCGGCCTTGGCGAAAAACTCGGCCAGTCAGTGGTGGTCGAGAACAAGCCCGGCGCCAGCACCGTGATCGGCGCCACCCAGGTATCCAAGGCCGCGCCCGACGGCTACACGCTGCTGCTGGCGGCCAGCACCACGCTGACACTGAACCCGGCCATCCGCCAACACCTGGGCTACGACCCCATCAAGAGCTTCACCCCGCTGGGCCTGGTCGCCGACATGAGCCTGGTACTGGTGGCCAACCCGGACACGCAGATCACCTCGCTCAAGGATCTGGTGACGCAGGCCAAAGCCCACCCGGACAAGTTCTCCTATGGCTCGTTCGGCGCGGGGTCTTCGGTGCATTTCGGTGCGGAGATGCTCAAGTCCGCCACCGGCATCCGCATGGTCCACGTGCCCTTCAACGGCAGCGCCCCCAGCCTGACCGCGCTGGCCGGCGGCCAGGTGCCGGTCGCGGTCGATACCGTGGTGGCCACCCTGCCGCTGATCAAGGGCGGCAAGATCCGGCCGGTGGCGGTGTTGTCGCCGCAGCGACTGCCAGCGTTGCCGCAGGTGCCTACCGTCGCGGAGAGTGGCTACCCCGGCTTCCAGATGGGCACGTGGTTCGCGCTGCTGGCACCCGCGGGCCTGCCCGCGCCGGTGCAGCAGAAGCTGGAGAAGGCCCTGGCCGACGTCGCCAACGCGCCGGCTACCAAGGCGCGCATGGTCGAACTGGCGCTGACGCCGGCTTATGGTAATGGCGCAGCAGTGAAGGCGCGGGTGGAGAAGGAATTGCCGGAGATGCGGGCGGTGGCGGCGCGGGCGGATATTCGGGCGGACTAAGTCCACCGGGGCGGCCATCGGTTGCCGCCCTTACTCCACATGCGCCGCGAACCCCACCGTTCCCGGCGCCACCTCCTCGCGCAGCGTCAGCTGCGGAATCCGGTAGTCCCCCGCGTTCTGCCGCCGGAACGGGATCGGTGGGGTAGTCCTGAGGGTATCCAGCCGCTGGCCCAGTTCCTCGCGAATCTCCGCGAAGCGCGCCTCATCGACCTTGCTGGTCCGATAAACCAGATACGGCGGCAGCACGTCAAACCCGGGGTAGTACAGGATGCCGTGGTGGATCGGGAACAGGATGTCGTCGATCGGGCCATTGATGCCTCGCGCGCTGTAGTGGGATTCCCAGCCGCCGGTGGTGACGACCAGCATGGCACGCTTGCCAGCGAGACTGCCTTCGCCATAGCGGTCGCCCCAACGCTCGTCGGAGTGTTCACCTACGCCGTAGGCAAAACCATAGGCATAGACGCGCTCGACCCAGCCCTTCAGGATGGCCGGCATCGAGAACCACCACAGCGGGAACTGCAGGATGACCGTGTCGGCCCAGCGCAGCTTTTCCTGCTCATGCGCAATGTCATCGCTCTGCAGCCCGTTCTCGAAGGCATGTTTGGAATCCAGTGACGGGTGGAAGGGCGCATCGCCCGGCTGCGCCTTGGTGTCGGCGCCGTCGATCTGCGCCTTCCATTGCATCGCATACAAGTC
Protein-coding regions in this window:
- a CDS encoding MFS transporter translates to MSSAPATPSAATVASPSLPARLVLLLAVGAGLSVASLYYSQPMLGVMAPDLHASDSATGAIPTLTQLGYALGILLLAPLGDRYDRRRIIVAKAVALVGALLLAGLAPGIGALLVSSLVVGLAATMAQDIVPAAAALAPAAQRGKVVGTVMTGLLLGILLSRVVSGFVAAHFGWRAMFMIAAASIAAVALVARRQLPRFTPTTVLPYRALLASLAALWREHGALRRAALAQGLLSVGFSAFWSTLAVMLHGAPFHLGSEAAGAFGLAGAAGALGAPLAGRLADRSGPERVTRLGAALAALSFAGMLLTPLVSPHAQLWLIGASAIGFDLGVQIALVAHQTIVYGIDPGARSRLNAVLFVCMFTGMAVGAALGSLALARFGWTGVAALATAAALAALAVRLAPRRGAR
- a CDS encoding sensor histidine kinase translates to MLHRPRHLRTLLAVLLAWACLMLSGMAAAAGTMELAAATRSATLTDGTVLPALPLTLPDYWDREMPGKSGTLVYELRFDRKWPAADPGGLFVPWAGGSYEVRLNGVLIAAGGRLDAPSSALAKRPYYVAMPPELASTHGNLLRITVAARAYARSGLLPVTVGPAAEVRAQFEQAFRLRVVGPLIAAVLSVVLGGLALLIWWRQRDPLFGLYGLAEVAWSVRLLDYFVDDLAIPAELRSYIVAAAREVFLGAIARFCLLVIRVPWRWLHRTLNAYLWLALPVIAPLAAVSSHPMVFPLSWLVKVGIILTVAGAMVWGALRRPSREATLLAATVGVSAVLFLADWIKVWLTGDYYWVHSMTRYVSVPFSVVMAWMLVERYTSAVQSLQDANQVLTERVAQREAQLRAAFARTQKIAAEETALRERGRILRDMHDGLGSQLVTTISMLESGKASSPEIAVQVRHALDSLKLSIDAMQDTGGDLAAVLGNLRYRLGPRIADGGLDIHWEVERLPTLAHFTARKVQELQYLLLEGITNVLQHARATALTVTAHADMDAQVIRITLADNGRGFDTEATRGGRGLRNMQVRAAAIDGRLQIRSAPGSTALTVEVPLAPGDGDEAGTDREGIAPAA
- a CDS encoding NAD(P)H-dependent oxidoreductase, yielding MNVLLVYAHPEPRSLNGAIRDFAVQRLRDAGHQVQVSDLYAMQWKAQIDGADTKAQPGDAPFHPSLDSKHAFENGLQSDDIAHEQEKLRWADTVILQFPLWWFSMPAILKGWVERVYAYGFAYGVGEHSDERWGDRYGEGSLAGKRAMLVVTTGGWESHYSARGINGPIDDILFPIHHGILYYPGFDVLPPYLVYRTSKVDEARFAEIREELGQRLDTLRTTPPIPFRRQNAGDYRIPQLTLREEVAPGTVGFAAHVE
- a CDS encoding response regulator, whose translation is MASTTRVLIVEDDPAALSRLVQAVEMHAPATVVAGCTASAAEALAWLAQHQPDVLLCDLGLPDGSGIDVIRDARERYPACDCMVVTVFGDDQHVLASIEAGAIGYLLKDETTDRIAASIGELRAGGSPMSPLIARQVVNRLRGAPAEAVARDTAATGAVVLSVRENEILDLISRGYTYAETARYLGLSVHTVQSHIKNIYGKLAVRSRGEAVFEAAKLGLLKSL
- a CDS encoding BON domain-containing protein, whose product is MGYYYDERNARAARQRRQAWEDDDWQPESEQERWQARRRRQQMAPGQTSYGGSARPDRDFNEAYGARRYPEHPSGARSGSNLRYGLNGGYGWERASEWRDPQAWQRDDEYAERQWRRSAERARDPRESPHARGHDTYFSDLRSDTRYWVDPHEDWEEKQRYEARRHSPGYREYAQRRGWETDNLDDEREGSHGVLYNLGRRIGEAVGDWFGTSERHTGPRGYQRSDERIRDQICEQLSYARGVDVSDVSVDVSEGVVSLTGTVRDRGQKFYIEDLADGTYGVKEVNNDIRVRRELPEARSTGDVTGSTWRG
- a CDS encoding LysR family transcriptional regulator, with amino-acid sequence MKRQPALPRTPATQGRAAARGATSADRIELMQTFVRIVEAGSLSMAAAQLQTTQPTVSRRLQTLERLLGVRLLQRSTHAMKLTEDGERCYERAKGLVADWTMFEADVRGVGHAPAGTLRVVVPHAFGQELLVGPLAGFLQQYPEVSVEWLLHDRTPDFIAEAIDCAIHVGEVHEPGVVAVRLADVPRAVIAAPSLFEGKPLPRRPEDLEGLPWLALRTFYRNEVVLQNTQTQARQGIAFQPRMSTDSLYALHSATRLGLGVAVGSAWIFADDIASGRLLHLLPQWQADPLPIYLVYPYARFYPAKLRSFVDAMRQAIPTPGMVGSAGPRRRERGERTRRA
- a CDS encoding Bug family tripartite tricarboxylate transporter substrate binding protein, which codes for MTAMPPKLFLACAAALTAVLSTTPAAAQAQSWPDRPIRLVVPFAAGGATDVLGRLLAVGLGEKLGQSVVVENKPGASTVIGATQVSKAAPDGYTLLLAASTTLTLNPAIRQHLGYDPIKSFTPLGLVADMSLVLVANPDTQITSLKDLVTQAKAHPDKFSYGSFGAGSSVHFGAEMLKSATGIRMVHVPFNGSAPSLTALAGGQVPVAVDTVVATLPLIKGGKIRPVAVLSPQRLPALPQVPTVAESGYPGFQMGTWFALLAPAGLPAPVQQKLEKALADVANAPATKARMVELALTPAYGNGAAVKARVEKELPEMRAVAARADIRAD
- a CDS encoding amidase; the protein is MAPTQTPDPITELDAVALSRAIHGREVSCVEVLDAFLGQIDRHNPRVNAIVAPMERDTLRAQAAGLDAELARGTSRGPLHGFPQAPKDISPAAGMVTTKGSPIFAGQVSEADAVIFERMRAGGAVFVGRTNSPEFGLGGHTYNPVYGTTRNAFDPARSAGGSSGGAAVAVALHMLPVADGSDMMGSLRTPAAFNHVYGLRTSVGCVPHGPGDEVFFQQFSVAGPMARNVPDLALLLSVQAGFDARLPLTHRAEAPGTFKLPPERDWAGVRIGWLGNLGGHLPTEAGVLDTCEQALAHLRTLGCTVDAALPEFDLERLWRAWIDLRSFSVAGASAALYHDPARRALLKPEAAWEIERGLALPGTRVYQALCERSAWYQALLALFERFDYLVLPAAQVFPFNADWDWPHVIDGRDMDTYHRWMQVVVPATMAGLPALAAPAGFSPQGLPAGIQIIGPAQADAAVLQLGHAYDQAGGFSRVRSPWLD
- a CDS encoding LysR substrate-binding domain-containing protein, which encodes MLSHRLQETSLRYFLEVIRSGSLTEAAQRLNVTVSAVSRQVGALEALLGVPLFDRRPRGMVASAAGELLAAYALRGALEADRVVSEIAALQGLRRGRVRLASSAGFAIEFLPRIIAEFRQRYPGLQFHVRVAPPAEVTGIVLHGDADIGITYSRAAEQGIRVEHRQPAPVIAIMRPDHPLARFRSVTLAQMQPYPLALPEGDNTVRQLFDIACGERGMVFEPVLVTNHFETLTNFVLHGGGLSISGAVTVGDRLRRGELRAASIRERGMRSRAVELQTLAGRTLPEGVRAFLGFIRERLAAEVGVAGA
- a CDS encoding OB-fold protein, yielding MKTGKLVVGLALAGLLAGCESMDGAMSSISGVLDGTGDVLSGDFRMLADPKPASLGDIWSDWKKNEITAKKKWDSQAILVTGTVARITKVDGLRKSDDTIAVYFKDSVNPQCTGKALMRDALMVNQKKISNLQTGDKINVTGVLATSDSETYNNSNTECYFAFAKSKIEPAPATTAAGSAAAPAKATATKSTKSTKSTKTSSTK